Proteins co-encoded in one Jeotgalibacillus malaysiensis genomic window:
- a CDS encoding type II secretion system protein E, producing the protein MSLFQRTKRSQAEPQKQSVQSVMTPYLEELLEHYKTRLLAETNLEQLTAADEHERRASIDRLVNQFMLEEKVVIPRGDREVLMSRLIDESVGFGPLEQLLKDPTITEILVNGPKEIFIERNGQLQESTITFKDDDHVRHIVDRVIAPLGRRIDESSPMVDARLPDGSRVNAVIPPVSLNGTLISIRKFRQEPIEMDDLLEFGSLDEPMAAFIQAIVEAKMNVLISGGTGSGKTTLLNAAAKAVPPGERVITIEDSAELRLNRASVVGLEARPPNVEGSGEVSIRQLVKNALRMRPDRIIVGEVRGPEAFDMLQAMNTGHEGSLTTVHANTPSDAINRVEGMVVMAGMDLPTHIIREYIVGALDMIVQAERLGDGKRKIVNISEVYVNDQNQVKLQDIFIFKRTGTGKDGEVLGHFEPTGIVPKCVERLKLFGIEFDERLFQKGGEPIWT; encoded by the coding sequence ATGTCACTGTTTCAACGTACTAAGCGCTCTCAGGCTGAACCGCAAAAACAAAGCGTCCAGTCGGTAATGACGCCTTATCTGGAAGAATTGCTCGAGCACTATAAGACGCGCCTGCTGGCTGAGACGAACCTTGAGCAGCTGACAGCAGCCGATGAGCACGAACGGCGGGCGTCGATTGACCGTCTCGTGAATCAATTCATGCTTGAGGAAAAAGTAGTCATTCCACGCGGCGACCGTGAAGTGCTGATGTCACGCCTCATCGATGAGAGTGTGGGGTTTGGACCACTGGAGCAGCTATTGAAGGACCCAACCATCACCGAGATTCTCGTCAACGGTCCAAAAGAAATATTTATTGAGCGTAATGGGCAGCTGCAGGAATCAACCATTACCTTTAAGGATGATGATCATGTCCGTCATATCGTTGACCGCGTGATTGCACCGCTCGGCCGCCGGATCGATGAGAGTTCTCCGATGGTTGATGCCCGTCTTCCGGATGGCAGCCGTGTGAATGCCGTCATTCCGCCAGTCAGTCTGAACGGCACGCTGATTTCCATTCGTAAATTCAGACAGGAGCCGATTGAAATGGATGATCTGCTTGAATTCGGCTCACTCGATGAACCGATGGCTGCATTTATCCAGGCGATTGTTGAAGCCAAGATGAATGTGCTCATCTCAGGAGGAACAGGGAGCGGGAAGACAACGCTTCTGAATGCAGCTGCAAAAGCAGTTCCGCCGGGAGAGCGGGTCATCACGATTGAAGACTCAGCTGAATTACGGCTCAACCGTGCAAGTGTTGTTGGTCTTGAAGCCCGTCCACCGAACGTTGAGGGCTCCGGTGAAGTGTCGATTCGGCAGCTCGTTAAAAACGCACTCCGTATGCGGCCGGACAGGATCATCGTCGGTGAGGTGCGGGGTCCTGAAGCCTTTGACATGCTACAGGCAATGAACACCGGTCACGAAGGCTCACTGACGACTGTTCACGCCAATACACCGAGTGACGCCATCAACCGTGTAGAAGGGATGGTCGTCATGGCAGGGATGGACCTGCCGACGCATATCATCCGTGAATACATTGTCGGCGCACTCGATATGATCGTGCAGGCAGAGCGTCTCGGAGACGGGAAACGTAAGATCGTCAACATATCTGAAGTATACGTAAATGATCAAAACCAGGTAAAGCTGCAGGACATCTTTATTTTCAAACGCACAGGAACAGGTAAAGACGGAGAAGTACTTGGCCATTTCGAGCCAACCGGCATTGTGCCTAAATGTGTAGAGCGGCTCAAACTGTTTGGCATTGAATTCGATGAACGCCTCTTCCAAAAAGGAGGCGAGCCGATATGGACATGA
- a CDS encoding pilus assembly protein TadB, whose product MDALIILCIVLFWFLVLLGLRNWSVYIKEKRELLLHISDVTMVDAFEKKEKKRKQRAGFIDRVTKFADEFADLGQRINFFSVNQDVADWLKKSGNRYELTVARFQGLKMMLMTVGFFLGMFFFFLGLPLSQFGIVLTPLIGYFLPIIVIRQQVKQRQQALRMDLPDFLDTVSTSLQAGVSLDQALREVIRFFDGPLREEFTRFIQEIDLGVQREQAYRNLLERNSNQEFQQLIKSLLQGMKLGVPVASTFKLQAEDMRQLREEQVKELAAKASPKVTLVTTFIVAPVSILMIAGLMILNLLYGENSIMNLF is encoded by the coding sequence ATGGATGCCTTAATCATTTTATGTATTGTGCTGTTCTGGTTTCTCGTCCTGCTCGGGCTCAGGAACTGGTCAGTGTATATAAAAGAAAAAAGAGAATTACTGCTTCATATCTCTGACGTCACAATGGTTGATGCTTTTGAGAAAAAGGAGAAGAAGCGTAAGCAGAGAGCCGGGTTTATTGATAGAGTCACAAAGTTCGCAGATGAGTTCGCGGACCTCGGACAGCGCATTAACTTCTTCAGCGTCAATCAGGATGTAGCGGACTGGCTGAAGAAGTCGGGTAATCGCTATGAGTTAACAGTTGCCCGCTTTCAGGGTCTGAAAATGATGCTCATGACAGTCGGCTTTTTCCTCGGAATGTTTTTCTTCTTCCTTGGATTGCCGCTATCACAATTTGGCATTGTACTGACACCGCTGATTGGATATTTTCTGCCGATCATTGTGATCCGACAGCAGGTCAAGCAGCGTCAGCAGGCCCTGCGGATGGATCTTCCGGACTTTTTGGATACCGTCAGTACAAGCCTTCAGGCAGGTGTCAGTCTGGACCAGGCTTTAAGGGAGGTGATCCGCTTTTTTGATGGTCCGCTCAGAGAAGAATTCACCCGCTTTATCCAGGAGATCGACTTAGGCGTACAGCGCGAGCAGGCCTACCGCAATCTCCTTGAACGTAACAGCAACCAGGAATTCCAGCAGCTCATAAAATCCCTTCTTCAGGGAATGAAGCTCGGTGTCCCGGTCGCCTCAACCTTCAAGCTGCAGGCAGAGGATATGAGGCAGTTAAGAGAAGAACAGGTCAAAGAACTTGCAGCAAAAGCTTCACCGAAAGTGACGCTGGTGACGACTTTTATTGTGGCGCCGGTGTCGATTCTAATGATTGCCGGACTTATGATACTGAACTTACTTTATGGCGAAAACAGCATAATGAATCTATTTTAA